Proteins encoded in a region of the Mucilaginibacter sabulilitoris genome:
- a CDS encoding polysaccharide biosynthesis/export family protein produces MKKTCFPVSLSFTVIILFLMCSCANTKKIKYFQDMSEANTATPLALASYTEPIIQPDDILAINVNTTDPAATVSINSRNGVYVNSSNPNSGSANPLAGYLVSKEGDVEVPVLGKIKLAGLTTVQARAAVREKAVKSFNDPVVDVRFTNFKVTVLGEVNHPAAYILPNEQVTLLDAIGYAGDMTIYGRRSNVLLIRKQPDGRSFSVKLDMTKKETLNSPYFYLKQNDVVYVEPLKTKVLNNDNNLIKYITLAATVVSAIILAKRYW; encoded by the coding sequence ATGAAAAAAACATGTTTCCCGGTATCGCTTTCATTTACGGTTATTATACTGTTCCTGATGTGTTCTTGTGCTAACACCAAGAAAATCAAATACTTTCAGGATATGTCTGAGGCAAATACAGCTACACCGCTGGCTTTAGCTTCCTATACTGAACCTATCATTCAACCTGATGATATCCTGGCAATAAATGTAAATACAACTGATCCGGCTGCTACTGTAAGTATCAACAGCAGAAATGGGGTTTATGTGAACAGCAGCAACCCAAATTCAGGTTCTGCAAACCCACTTGCCGGATACCTGGTTAGTAAAGAAGGAGATGTTGAGGTTCCTGTGTTAGGAAAAATAAAATTGGCCGGATTAACCACTGTGCAAGCCCGGGCGGCGGTACGGGAAAAAGCTGTAAAGTCATTCAACGATCCGGTAGTTGATGTGAGGTTTACTAATTTTAAAGTTACTGTACTGGGAGAGGTAAACCATCCGGCAGCTTATATTCTTCCAAATGAGCAGGTAACATTGTTAGATGCCATAGGTTATGCCGGCGATATGACAATCTATGGTCGACGCAGTAATGTATTGCTTATACGTAAACAGCCTGATGGAAGGAGCTTCTCGGTAAAGTTGGATATGACGAAAAAGGAAACGCTTAATTCTCCTTATTTCTACCTGAAGCAAAACGATGTAGTGTATGTTGAGCCACTTAAAACCAAGGTGTTAAATAACGATAATAACTTAATCAAATACATTACGCTTGCAGCAACTGTCGTTTCGGCTATAATCTTAGCCAAACGCTATTGGTAA
- a CDS encoding glycosyltransferase — protein MKPYSLAFDLSEPKAGLLLRLIRVIVGNVKCYLVKTATIEPDLTGSSGMSVSYVAPEIKPDIAPSKEKDFFFLLISTIDQQENLKILLKAFSSEKLKGRKLVVVIKEKSESFYVMEWVSSTNVTIINSFDEELVSYLYKKASVFVNCSSNGDSKPGVIEAISNNCLLVLSDIQAFKGITNEKTKYFDPASESSIIDAVLSV, from the coding sequence ATGAAACCCTATTCATTGGCATTTGACCTTAGTGAACCAAAGGCCGGTTTATTATTGCGGCTTATAAGGGTAATTGTCGGCAATGTTAAATGCTACCTGGTTAAAACTGCCACAATTGAGCCTGATTTAACAGGATCATCGGGGATGTCGGTATCATATGTAGCGCCTGAGATTAAGCCAGACATTGCTCCATCAAAAGAAAAGGATTTTTTTTTTCTGCTGATAAGCACAATTGATCAGCAGGAGAATTTGAAAATATTATTAAAAGCCTTTTCATCTGAAAAACTGAAGGGGCGAAAATTAGTCGTCGTCATAAAAGAAAAAAGTGAGTCATTTTATGTAATGGAATGGGTATCATCAACCAATGTTACTATAATCAACAGCTTTGATGAAGAGTTGGTTAGTTACTTATATAAAAAAGCCAGTGTTTTTGTCAATTGTTCATCTAACGGTGATTCAAAGCCTGGTGTTATTGAAGCCATAAGCAATAACTGTCTTTTAGTGCTTTCAGACATACAGGCCTTTAAAGGCATCACCAATGAAAAGACAAAATATTTTGATCCGGCATCCGAAAGTTCCATTATCGACGCTGTTTTATCTGTGTAG
- a CDS encoding glycosyltransferase: MKIAIVHDDLVRKGGAEQVALSFHNAFPDAPIYTLAYDANNTYPEFKDCNIITSRFGQYIKSEKRMKLFFYPLGVLAMQRLDLSDYDVILQSTTHCAKFVQTADDALVITYCHNPFRLVWDTESYAKVTHANPLKRAAYGKVISILKKIDIESAKRTDWFITNAQEVVHRIKNAYSPANEITVINPPVKCKNFYVSQSVSDYYLVVSRFESYKKVDLVIETFNQMPDKKLVIVGKGSREKEIKENAGSNITFLTGLDAADLARLYANCKAFIFPQLEDYGITPLEANASGRPVIAYGKGGVLDTMIPFKRDASRATAVFFDEQTVPALTNAVNLFEQLEFNPDFLRAHAQSFDESCFVEKIRSYVLSKYLADQAVAPVVMDTDGSYNKAV; the protein is encoded by the coding sequence ATGAAAATTGCAATTGTGCATGATGATCTTGTACGTAAAGGCGGTGCAGAGCAGGTAGCATTAAGTTTTCACAATGCATTTCCTGATGCTCCTATTTATACCTTGGCGTATGACGCAAATAACACTTATCCGGAGTTTAAAGACTGCAACATTATAACCAGCAGGTTTGGACAATATATTAAGAGTGAAAAAAGAATGAAGCTCTTTTTTTACCCTTTAGGTGTTTTGGCCATGCAGCGTTTGGATTTAAGCGATTACGATGTGATCCTGCAATCAACCACGCATTGTGCCAAGTTTGTACAAACAGCTGATGATGCGCTTGTTATCACCTACTGCCATAATCCGTTCCGCTTAGTATGGGATACTGAATCGTACGCTAAAGTTACACACGCTAACCCGCTGAAAAGAGCTGCATATGGGAAAGTAATTTCGATATTGAAGAAAATTGATATTGAATCTGCAAAAAGAACCGATTGGTTTATTACAAATGCACAGGAAGTTGTGCATCGTATCAAGAACGCCTACAGTCCAGCAAATGAAATTACCGTAATTAACCCACCGGTAAAGTGTAAAAACTTTTATGTATCTCAATCGGTAAGCGATTACTATTTAGTGGTATCGCGTTTTGAATCATATAAAAAGGTTGATTTGGTTATTGAGACCTTTAATCAAATGCCCGATAAAAAATTGGTTATTGTAGGCAAGGGATCCAGGGAAAAAGAAATAAAGGAAAACGCCGGCAGTAATATTACATTTTTAACCGGCTTAGACGCGGCCGACCTGGCAAGGCTTTATGCTAACTGTAAAGCATTTATATTTCCACAGTTAGAAGATTACGGAATTACTCCGCTTGAGGCAAATGCATCCGGAAGGCCGGTTATTGCTTATGGTAAAGGAGGTGTGTTAGATACCATGATTCCCTTTAAAAGAGATGCATCAAGAGCTACTGCGGTATTTTTTGATGAACAAACTGTGCCGGCGTTAACAAATGCGGTTAATCTGTTTGAACAATTGGAGTTTAATCCTGATTTTCTACGCGCTCATGCTCAATCTTTTGATGAAAGCTGCTTTGTTGAAAAAATAAGATCATATGTATTGAGCAAATATTTAGCCGACCAAGCAGTTGCGCCCGTAGTTATGGATACCGATGGTTCATACAATAAAGCCGTATGA
- a CDS encoding glycosyl hydrolase, producing the protein MRLVILLCFLSITVKAQNNNAPFVWGINGHPLTQRDYSNNLDEQISAITDLKLSSYRFDVLLDANGYAKKEPDFIKVLNSLKKNNISALPAVMQSGLKSNNADSVYQIAYQQGKNFGARYGDYFPVVEVNNEGDNKIRLHNTGGKVKQGSYDTVKAVKFIATIKGFIDGLKAVKPNIKITLSVSYIHYYYLELLKENNVNYDIIGCHWYSNMGDITNVKPTVGNVLSYISKRFNKAIWITEFNQFKGTTSVDFVRQNNYITQNIRKIIDQGIIKGFFIYELFDQSSLKKRYPEEACYGLIYKDSSGQYIKKDAYEGYKQFVGK; encoded by the coding sequence ATGCGCCTTGTAATCTTGTTGTGCTTTTTGAGTATAACGGTTAAAGCCCAAAACAATAATGCACCATTTGTATGGGGCATAAATGGTCATCCGTTAACACAACGGGATTATAGCAATAATCTGGATGAACAAATAAGTGCTATAACCGATCTTAAATTAAGCAGTTATCGGTTTGATGTTTTACTGGATGCGAACGGGTATGCCAAAAAAGAGCCTGATTTTATTAAAGTTTTAAACTCGTTAAAAAAAAATAATATTTCGGCCCTTCCGGCGGTTATGCAAAGCGGACTTAAAAGCAACAATGCCGACTCCGTTTACCAAATAGCTTACCAGCAAGGAAAAAATTTTGGTGCGCGTTATGGCGATTACTTTCCGGTAGTGGAGGTAAATAACGAAGGAGATAATAAAATCAGGTTACATAACACCGGAGGCAAGGTTAAACAGGGTTCTTATGATACCGTAAAAGCAGTAAAGTTTATAGCCACTATAAAAGGCTTTATAGATGGGCTAAAAGCAGTTAAGCCTAATATAAAAATCACCCTGTCTGTTAGCTACATACATTATTACTATCTGGAGTTGCTGAAGGAAAATAATGTGAATTATGACATAATCGGGTGTCACTGGTATTCAAATATGGGTGATATCACCAATGTAAAACCAACCGTTGGTAATGTGTTGTCTTACATAAGTAAGCGGTTTAATAAAGCTATCTGGATAACAGAGTTTAATCAGTTCAAGGGCACTACCAGTGTAGATTTTGTCAGGCAGAATAATTACATCACCCAAAACATCAGAAAAATTATAGATCAGGGGATTATCAAAGGTTTTTTCATTTATGAATTATTTGATCAGTCATCCTTGAAAAAACGCTATCCGGAAGAAGCATGCTATGGCCTTATTTATAAAGACAGCTCGGGCCAGTATATTAAAAAGGATGCTTACGAGGGTTACAAGCAATTTGTTGGAAAGTAA
- a CDS encoding GumC family protein has protein sequence MNFKSILLQFKNYWYLFAISLVLCIGLAYVYNTYATKQYLISSSLLLQQQPNNPDASSAYANGGVASALNLTEVVKNEGDVLLSRNLIKEVVQGMHLNIKLFLNSGFLATEIYDESPFDVKILNTKVDSLKRREYVIDVINNKMVHIVNEKENIDRNVKFGEQINLPQYNISLTRRPGVPIYQQEYSTQIVSEDDAIADITRNYDAEFTDKGTTTIALTLYYPNSKKGEVILQNLMNQYLNDNIQHKKSIIDSTINFINGRLAVVGDELTNVEKKYQNYRSSNNITDIDEQAKVLVGNASDNDNKYQQQQIQLSIIKDLKERLNDPGNDKVIPSSLNIQNSSFASSLSQYNELQNERTKQRLSYTETNPVIVNLDQQIAVVRHNLLQSIDSYKNEMELSSSGINKQNNVLTSSIRSVPGKQRTIMDYSRQQELKQQLYVYLLQKREETSMAKAADMPYSRIIDSAKSSKEPAKPIKPIIYIMSFFLGLIMPFGLVNTRKMMASKISSEDDIEQHTDVTIIGKIGHQSLSGRSKADLYSRSQVTESLRTLRTKLGNILDDQRSNVIMITSSINGEGKTFLTRNLGNTLAMTGKKVVLIELDLRKPKLSHALGINNDDFGFSNYVLEDLDVDSLIKPSLFHPNCFVVTSGPVVANASEILLSDKLNYLIEDLREKFDYVIIDSSPVGLVSDALIIQKHVDITIYVCRHNYTDKAQIGIINEIKTKDNVDNLYLVINDVNFSKAGYFGYGYGIGYGER, from the coding sequence ATGAATTTTAAGAGCATTCTGTTACAATTTAAAAATTACTGGTATTTGTTTGCAATAAGTCTTGTACTCTGTATTGGGCTGGCTTATGTTTATAATACTTATGCTACAAAGCAATATCTTATAAGTAGTTCATTGCTTTTACAGCAGCAACCCAATAATCCCGATGCCAGTTCGGCCTATGCTAATGGCGGAGTTGCATCTGCATTAAACCTTACCGAGGTTGTGAAAAACGAAGGCGATGTGTTACTGTCACGTAACCTCATAAAGGAAGTGGTTCAGGGTATGCATCTCAACATAAAGTTGTTTTTAAACAGCGGGTTTCTGGCAACTGAAATATATGATGAGTCGCCGTTTGATGTTAAAATACTGAACACCAAAGTTGATTCGCTGAAAAGACGTGAATACGTAATTGATGTGATTAACAATAAAATGGTACATATTGTTAATGAAAAAGAAAATATTGACCGCAATGTTAAATTTGGTGAACAAATAAATCTTCCTCAGTATAATATCAGCCTGACAAGACGGCCGGGGGTACCCATTTATCAGCAAGAATATTCTACCCAAATTGTGTCTGAAGATGACGCGATAGCTGATATAACCAGAAATTACGATGCGGAGTTCACAGATAAAGGTACAACAACCATTGCTTTAACTTTATATTATCCAAACTCTAAAAAAGGTGAGGTTATTCTGCAAAATCTGATGAACCAATATCTGAACGATAATATTCAGCATAAGAAAAGCATCATTGACAGTACGATCAACTTTATTAATGGTCGTTTAGCTGTTGTTGGCGATGAGTTAACCAACGTAGAAAAGAAGTATCAGAATTATCGCAGCAGCAATAATATCACCGATATTGATGAGCAGGCAAAAGTGCTGGTAGGTAACGCAAGCGACAACGACAATAAATACCAGCAACAGCAAATTCAGCTTTCAATTATTAAAGATCTGAAAGAGCGCTTAAATGATCCCGGGAATGATAAAGTTATCCCAAGTTCGCTAAACATTCAGAATTCGTCTTTTGCCTCGAGCCTTAGCCAGTACAATGAACTGCAGAACGAAAGGACAAAGCAAAGATTATCTTATACAGAAACCAACCCTGTAATTGTTAACCTGGATCAGCAGATAGCAGTTGTACGGCATAATTTATTGCAAAGCATTGATAGCTACAAAAATGAAATGGAGCTGAGCAGCAGCGGAATAAACAAGCAAAACAATGTTTTGACCAGCTCCATACGAAGCGTACCTGGCAAGCAGCGCACTATAATGGATTATTCAAGACAGCAAGAGCTGAAACAACAGCTGTATGTTTATTTGCTACAAAAAAGGGAAGAAACATCAATGGCTAAGGCTGCAGATATGCCTTATTCAAGAATAATTGATAGCGCAAAGAGCAGTAAAGAACCCGCAAAGCCAATAAAACCTATTATTTACATTATGTCGTTCTTTTTAGGGTTGATCATGCCTTTTGGCTTGGTGAACACCAGAAAAATGATGGCATCTAAAATAAGCTCGGAAGATGATATTGAACAACATACCGACGTAACAATTATTGGAAAGATAGGTCATCAGTCATTATCGGGCAGATCTAAAGCTGATCTTTATTCCCGGTCACAGGTAACAGAAAGCCTGCGAACCTTAAGAACAAAGCTGGGCAATATACTTGATGATCAGCGATCAAATGTTATCATGATCACATCAAGTATTAATGGTGAGGGCAAAACCTTTTTAACCCGCAACTTAGGTAATACCTTAGCCATGACCGGCAAAAAAGTAGTGCTGATTGAACTGGATTTGCGTAAACCCAAATTATCCCATGCGCTGGGTATTAATAACGACGATTTCGGCTTCTCCAATTATGTTTTGGAGGATTTGGATGTAGACAGCCTTATCAAACCCAGTTTATTCCACCCGAATTGCTTTGTCGTTACATCGGGTCCGGTTGTGGCCAATGCCAGTGAAATATTGCTTAGTGATAAGTTGAATTATCTTATTGAAGATTTAAGAGAGAAATTTGATTATGTCATCATTGACAGTTCGCCGGTAGGTTTGGTTTCAGATGCTTTGATTATTCAGAAGCATGTGGATATTACAATTTATGTTTGCAGGCATAATTATACCGATAAAGCACAGATAGGAATTATCAACGAGATCAAAACAAAAGATAATGTTGATAATTTGTACCTGGTTATCAATGATGTCAATTTTTCAAAGGCGGGATATTTTGGCTATGGCTATGGCATAGGGTACGGCGAAAGATAA